One Syntrophorhabdaceae bacterium DNA window includes the following coding sequences:
- the pstC gene encoding phosphate ABC transporter permease subunit PstC codes for MIEKSLFKERLVKWVLVLFALSSLLFLFLIFMFIFSEGLPLFLKVGLFKIIGGSKWAPTKGFFGIFPMIISSFLVTFGALVIGAPMGLSCAIYLSEYSGKKMKMFLKPALELLAGIPSVVYGFLGVIYIVPLVRDYLGGSGFSLLSTSIILGVMILPTIISITFDSLVSVPRTYREGSLAMGATKWQTIYKVILPSAKSGILASFILGMGRAIGETMAVIMIAGNALKIPGSILDPLRTLTGNIALELSYASGDHRLGLFSTGVVLMVIIMLLNYVANFGIKRKIAK; via the coding sequence ATGATTGAGAAGTCGCTTTTCAAAGAACGCCTGGTCAAATGGGTACTCGTCCTGTTTGCGCTTTCCTCGCTTCTGTTTCTTTTCCTCATATTCATGTTCATCTTTTCGGAAGGCTTGCCTCTGTTTTTGAAGGTGGGCTTGTTCAAGATTATCGGCGGCTCCAAATGGGCCCCAACAAAAGGCTTCTTCGGCATATTTCCCATGATCATCTCCTCGTTCCTCGTCACCTTCGGTGCGCTCGTGATCGGAGCGCCCATGGGACTTTCCTGTGCCATCTATCTTTCCGAATATTCAGGGAAGAAAATGAAGATGTTCTTGAAACCGGCGCTCGAGCTCCTCGCCGGGATACCCTCCGTGGTCTATGGTTTTTTAGGCGTGATCTATATCGTTCCCCTGGTCAGAGACTATCTCGGGGGGTCGGGTTTTTCCCTTCTTTCCACATCGATCATCCTCGGCGTGATGATTCTTCCCACCATTATCAGTATCACCTTCGACTCGCTCGTCAGCGTGCCGAGGACATATCGGGAAGGCTCACTCGCCATGGGCGCTACAAAATGGCAAACTATTTACAAGGTAATTTTGCCATCAGCAAAATCTGGCATCCTGGCAAGCTTCATCCTCGGCATGGGCAGGGCCATCGGTGAGACCATGGCGGTCATAATGATTGCCGGTAACGCCTTAAAAATACCGGGCAGCATCCTTGATCCGCTTCGCACCCTAACGGGCAACATAGCTCTTGAGCTCTCATACGCGAGCGGAGACCACAGGCTCGGTCTCTTCTCTACCGGCGTGGTTTTGATGGTCATTATCATGCTGCTCAATTACGTGGCTAATTTTGGAATTAAGAGGAAGATAGCGAAATGA
- a CDS encoding phosphate ABC transporter substrate-binding protein, translated as MTNRIALFLLCLTLILCSCGHNGGGRGERAKHTITVAGSTSVMPFTEKLAEHFMLDHRNFVIDVQGGGSTAGIQAIMNNTVSIGMSSRDLDDKEKMLNTITICHDGIAIIVNPQNPVRSLTLQQIRDIFSGKIRDWKELGGIDREVDAVTREEGSGTRSAFEELVMKGKAIDDSIMVQDSNGSVKEVVATDPYAMGYISLGLVDQKVRSVIVDDVAPSIKNIKTGRYKIVRPFLYVTNGELDPYAKEFVNFVLSKDGQNILIKEGLVSLYD; from the coding sequence TTGACGAATAGAATCGCACTATTTCTCCTGTGTCTCACGCTCATACTCTGTTCCTGCGGGCATAACGGAGGGGGACGAGGTGAGCGGGCAAAACATACGATCACTGTGGCGGGCTCCACATCGGTCATGCCATTCACCGAAAAGCTCGCAGAGCATTTCATGCTCGACCATCGGAATTTTGTCATAGATGTTCAGGGCGGCGGCTCAACGGCCGGTATCCAGGCCATTATGAACAATACGGTCAGTATCGGCATGTCCTCAAGGGACTTAGACGACAAAGAAAAGATGCTCAATACCATTACCATATGTCACGATGGCATCGCAATCATTGTCAATCCTCAGAATCCGGTCAGGTCGCTCACTTTGCAGCAGATACGAGACATCTTCAGCGGCAAGATCAGGGATTGGAAGGAACTCGGCGGCATAGATCGCGAAGTTGACGCGGTGACCAGAGAGGAAGGCTCGGGCACCCGAAGCGCCTTCGAAGAGCTGGTTATGAAAGGCAAGGCCATAGACGACAGCATCATGGTGCAGGACTCGAACGGTTCCGTAAAGGAAGTGGTGGCCACGGACCCGTACGCCATGGGCTACATATCGCTCGGCCTCGTTGACCAGAAAGTGCGTTCTGTGATTGTCGACGATGTAGCGCCGTCAATCAAGAATATAAAGACTGGCCGCTACAAGATTGTCAGGCCATTTCTCTATGTTACCAATGGAGAGCTCGATCCCTACGCCAAAGAATTTGTCAATTTCGTCCTTTCTAAAGACGGACAGAATATCCTCATAAAGGAAGGTCTTGTAAGCCTCTATGATTGA